From Etheostoma cragini isolate CJK2018 chromosome 1, CSU_Ecrag_1.0, whole genome shotgun sequence, a single genomic window includes:
- the LOC117954447 gene encoding secretory phospholipase A2 receptor-like, whose protein sequence is MKSSGPFLVLLLSLSSTASGLGSVVRRHYSYISEYLTWKDAQRYCRNLAPNTDLAPIFTQSDADSLNMVFYHAWTGLKKQVNTFWFWLYPYGFDVNLQQNQYWWGEPWLPSDNNNCAVVSYNNQRFYARHCDGCYFFFCIEYKNFGDYKYTFVPQSMSWSEARQYCMRKRDGYLATFIDDSDLYSTVINQDFPVWTGLYREGGTWRWSTGLSEYRKWAEREPGNDDCVSISSTSKRMSTQDCAARFPFLCFSDNLVLVKENKTWEGALEHCRALNSTSQPNLRYELVSVQPGGDHDHVMSRVMEADTDEVWAGLRFLAGEWLWVNGASMLYSDLPLCPPVVQHCGALSKNSTGSMETRDCSEKRNFMCYSTYFISLDGGRL, encoded by the exons ATGAAGAGTTCAGGACccttcctcgtcctcctcctcagcctgagCAGTACTGCGTCTGGGCTGGGATCAGTGGTGCGGAGGCATTACTCGTACATCTCAGAGTATCTCACCTGGAAGGACGCTCAAAGATACTGCAGGAA CTTAGCTCCCAACACTGATTTGGCCCCCATCTTTACGCAGTCGGATGCAGACAGCCtaaatatggtgttttatcATGCGTGGACGGGTCTGAAAAAACAAGTTAACACCTTCTGGTTTTGGCTTTATCCATATGGATTCGATGTCAACTTACAACAAAACCAGTACTGGTGGGGGGAACCCTGGCTACCCAGCGACAACAACAACTGTGCTGTCGTCTCTTACAACAACCAAAG GTTTTATGCCAGACATTGTGATGGAtgctactttttcttttgtatcgAGTACAAAAACTTTGGAGAttacaaatacacatttgtacCCCAGTCGATGTCCTGGTCCGAGGCCAGGCAGTACTGCATGAGGAAGAGAGACGGATATCTGGCAACTTTCATAGATGATTCCGACCTATATTCAACCGTCATAAATCAGGACTTTCCAGTCTGGACTGGACTGTACAGAGAAG GGGGGACATGGAGGTGGAGCACAGGGCTGTCGGAGTACAGGAAGTGGGCAGAAAGGGAGCCGGGGAACGACGACTGTGTTTCCATCTCCTCGACCAGCAAACGGATGTCTACCCAAGACTGCGCTGCTCGATTTCCCTTCCTCTGCTTTTCAGACAACCTGGTCCTGGTGAAGGAGAACAAGACGTGGGAGGGGGCGCTGGAGCACTGCCGAGCCCTCAATTCAACCTCCCAGCCCAACCTCCGCTATGAGCTGGTCAGCGTGCAGCCTGGAGGAGACCACGACCACGTGATGAGCAGGGTCATGGAGGCCGACACTGACGAG GTGTGGGCAGGCCTCCGTTTCCTGGCCGGTGAATGGCTGTGGGTGAACGGGGCGAGCATGTTGTACTCGGACCTGCCCCTCTGCCCCCCCGTGGTGCAGCACTGTGGGGCCTTGTCCAAGAACAGCACCGGCAGCATGGAGACCAGAGACTGTTCTGAGAAAAGGAACTTTATGTGTTATAGCACATACTTTATTTCATTAGATGGTGGTAGACTGTGA